GGCGTGCACGGAATTCGGGCAGCTTCCTCCCCAGGCCAGGAAATACGTGGAATATATCGAGACGGCCGGCGGCGTTCCCGTCAACCTGGTCGGTGTGGGGCCCGGGAGGGACCAGACCATTCTCAGGAATTTCTAGAAGGGAGCATTCTTCCATTCTTCCCGTGGAACTGGACTTCTGCTCCTCCGCCGACCTGGACGGTATCTGCTCGGTGGAGGAGCGGTCCTTCTCTTCACCCTGGCCCCGGGCGGTCATCGAGGCCGACCTGACAGGGGACAACCCCTGCCTTTACCTGTGTGCCAGGGGAGGCGGCCGCATCCTCGGCTTCGGAGTCCTTCTCAGGAAGGGAAAAACCGCCGGGCTGGCGAACCTTGCCGTGCTACCCGAATTCCGGAGACGGGGAGTGGGATCCCAGCTTCTGGCCGGACTCGCCGAAATTGCCGTATCCATGGGGTGCAGCCGGATGAGCCTCTATGTCAGACAGTCGAACACCGGGGCGGCGGATCTATACCGTCTCTTCGGGTTTGCGGTTCTCGGGCGGCACAAAGGATACTACGCCGGCGGAGAAGACGCCCTGATAATGGAAGCGCCCCTTCCCCTCCGCCTTCCCGGGGACGGCGGAGACATTCCGCCGCGGGGCTGACTCCTTCCCGCAGCTTACCACGTGGGATCGAAGACGCTCGGCTCGTACTCCCTGACCCTCCGCCGGATTTCTTCCAGGGTTTTCCTCACCCGTTCTCTTCGAATCCGCTCGGCCTCGTCCAGGTATTCCTTCATGTCTCCCGGGTTTCCTTTTCGGGCGCGGACTCCCTGTCTCAGCGAATCAAGATCCCTGCCGTTCTTCTCCGGCCGTCTCCCGGAAGGGCGGGCGCGCCTGGAGGGCATCCCTTCCTCCCCGTTCCCTGAGACCTC
The Aminivibrio sp. genome window above contains:
- the rimI gene encoding ribosomal protein S18-alanine N-acetyltransferase; amino-acid sequence: MELDFCSSADLDGICSVEERSFSSPWPRAVIEADLTGDNPCLYLCARGGGRILGFGVLLRKGKTAGLANLAVLPEFRRRGVGSQLLAGLAEIAVSMGCSRMSLYVRQSNTGAADLYRLFGFAVLGRHKGYYAGGEDALIMEAPLPLRLPGDGGDIPPRG